A window of the Brassica napus cultivar Da-Ae chromosome A2, Da-Ae, whole genome shotgun sequence genome harbors these coding sequences:
- the LOC106393484 gene encoding squamosa promoter-binding-like protein 6 isoform X2 produces MDSWSYGRSVFLPNGTIAENQSSMPGFEMETSDGFITKVASSTLPSKKTRASNSCSQSPPLCQVYGCNMDLSFSKDYHKRHRVCEAHSKSSVVIVSGVEQRFCQQCSRFHFLSEFDDGKRSCRRRLAGHNERRRKPSFYFLPESFPGSFLYDHRASRLVSFRDEPKPAMEASGVSYIWDLQEAVPRSTCALSLLSAQSQQHLSETNPNKSFSITQPSQNLNHSTGDYHQMQPLRIDPGKKTKSVTSSSSCNGNGSSTVDLLQLSSHLQRIQQQQRTFTDDVKQEYNELYFP; encoded by the exons ATGGATTCTTGGAGCTACGGGAGAAGCGTTTTCCTACCTAATGGAACCATTGCTGAGAACCAAAGCTCCATGCCTGGATTTGAGATGGAGACTAGTGATGGATTCATTACCAAAGTGGCTTCTTCGACCTTACCGTCTAAAAAGACTCGAGCTTCAAACTCGTGCTCGCAGAGTCCTCCCTTGTGTCAAGTCTACGGTTGCAATATGGATCTCAGCTTTTCTAAAGATTACCACAAAAGGCACAGAGTTTGCGAGGCTCATTCAAAGAGTTCTGTCGTTATAGTTAGCGGTGTTGAGCAGAGGTTTTGCCAACAGTGCAGCAG GTTTCATTTCCTCTCGGAGTTTGATGATGGGAAGAGAAGTTGCAGAAGACGATTAGCTGGTCACAACGAGCGAAGAAGAAAGCCTTCTTTCTATTTCTTACCCG AGTCGTTTCCTGGTAGCTTCTTGTACGACCACCGTGCAAGTAGACTCGTGAGTTTCAGAGATGAACCTAAGCCAGCGATGGAAGCTTCTGGTGTATCTTATATTTGGGACTTGCAAGAGGCGGTGCCACGCTCTACTTGTGCTCTCTCTCTTCTGTCAGCTCAGTCCCAACAACACTTGTCTGAAACTAATCCAAACAAAAGCTTCTCAATCACTCAACCAAGCCAAAACCTCAACCACTCTACAGGAGACTATCATCAGATGCAGCCGTTGAGGATCGATCCTGGTAAGAAGACCAAATCTGTTACTAGTTCTAGTTCATGTAATGGAAACGGATCATCCACGGTTGATCTACTGCAACTGTCATCACATCTTCAGAGAATCCAGCAACAACAGAGGACTTTCACTGATGATGTGAAGCAGGAATATAATGAGCTTTATTTCCCCTAG
- the LOC106393484 gene encoding squamosa promoter-binding-like protein 6 isoform X1: MDSWSYGRSVFLPNGTIAENQSSMPGFEMETSDGFITKVASSTLPSKKTRASNSCSQSPPLCQVYGCNMDLSFSKDYHKRHRVCEAHSKSSVVIVSGVEQRFCQQCSRFHFLSEFDDGKRSCRRRLAGHNERRRKPSFYFLPGKRHKLLPQESFPGSFLYDHRASRLVSFRDEPKPAMEASGVSYIWDLQEAVPRSTCALSLLSAQSQQHLSETNPNKSFSITQPSQNLNHSTGDYHQMQPLRIDPGKKTKSVTSSSSCNGNGSSTVDLLQLSSHLQRIQQQQRTFTDDVKQEYNELYFP, from the exons ATGGATTCTTGGAGCTACGGGAGAAGCGTTTTCCTACCTAATGGAACCATTGCTGAGAACCAAAGCTCCATGCCTGGATTTGAGATGGAGACTAGTGATGGATTCATTACCAAAGTGGCTTCTTCGACCTTACCGTCTAAAAAGACTCGAGCTTCAAACTCGTGCTCGCAGAGTCCTCCCTTGTGTCAAGTCTACGGTTGCAATATGGATCTCAGCTTTTCTAAAGATTACCACAAAAGGCACAGAGTTTGCGAGGCTCATTCAAAGAGTTCTGTCGTTATAGTTAGCGGTGTTGAGCAGAGGTTTTGCCAACAGTGCAGCAG GTTTCATTTCCTCTCGGAGTTTGATGATGGGAAGAGAAGTTGCAGAAGACGATTAGCTGGTCACAACGAGCGAAGAAGAAAGCCTTCTTTCTATTTCTTACCCGGTAAGCGGCATAAGCTTCTTCCTCAAG AGTCGTTTCCTGGTAGCTTCTTGTACGACCACCGTGCAAGTAGACTCGTGAGTTTCAGAGATGAACCTAAGCCAGCGATGGAAGCTTCTGGTGTATCTTATATTTGGGACTTGCAAGAGGCGGTGCCACGCTCTACTTGTGCTCTCTCTCTTCTGTCAGCTCAGTCCCAACAACACTTGTCTGAAACTAATCCAAACAAAAGCTTCTCAATCACTCAACCAAGCCAAAACCTCAACCACTCTACAGGAGACTATCATCAGATGCAGCCGTTGAGGATCGATCCTGGTAAGAAGACCAAATCTGTTACTAGTTCTAGTTCATGTAATGGAAACGGATCATCCACGGTTGATCTACTGCAACTGTCATCACATCTTCAGAGAATCCAGCAACAACAGAGGACTTTCACTGATGATGTGAAGCAGGAATATAATGAGCTTTATTTCCCCTAG